Proteins encoded in a region of the Mucilaginibacter sabulilitoris genome:
- a CDS encoding DedA family protein → MESFWEYLQNLTDAQSIISRGGFYLLLIVVFAETGLFFGFFLPGDYLLFMAGLLCSAGKVDVSISTLVLSLIGAGILGNFTGYWFGYRTGPVLFNKNDSLFFKKRYVTLASEFYNKYGGMALILGRFFPIVRTFAPIFAGVVKVDIKRFTLFNFIGSVTWVCTFTLSGFFLGKRFPQLKDYLQYIVLGLIIATSIPLIVAYVRKKILEAKEKK, encoded by the coding sequence ATGGAAAGTTTTTGGGAATACCTTCAAAATTTAACGGACGCTCAATCCATCATAAGCAGGGGAGGCTTTTATCTCTTGCTTATTGTTGTTTTTGCTGAAACCGGCTTGTTTTTTGGCTTTTTTCTGCCGGGAGATTATCTGTTATTTATGGCAGGCCTGCTGTGCTCAGCAGGCAAGGTTGATGTATCTATATCCACATTAGTATTATCGCTTATTGGAGCCGGGATATTGGGAAACTTTACCGGTTATTGGTTTGGCTACCGCACTGGTCCTGTACTTTTTAATAAGAACGATTCATTATTCTTTAAGAAACGCTATGTAACGCTTGCCAGCGAGTTTTACAACAAGTACGGTGGCATGGCATTGATTTTAGGCAGATTTTTCCCCATAGTTAGAACATTTGCTCCTATATTTGCAGGTGTTGTAAAGGTTGATATAAAGCGGTTTACTTTATTTAACTTTATAGGTAGCGTTACCTGGGTATGTACATTTACGTTAAGCGGTTTTTTTTTAGGTAAAAGGTTTCCGCAGTTAAAAGATTACCTGCAGTACATAGTGTTAGGGCTTATAATAGCCACCTCAATACCGCTTATTGTGGCTTATGTAAGGAAGAAGATTTTAGAAGCAAAAGAAAAGAAATAA
- a CDS encoding 16S rRNA (uracil(1498)-N(3))-methyltransferase — protein MQLFYTPDIEPTHPQYFLSEEESKHAIRVLRLETGSEVQLIDGKGGFYTAVIHDAHPKRTILNITSVTEGFNKRSHHLHIAVAPTKNIERLEWFLEKATEIGIDEVSLIISQRSERKEAKVDRLSKIITAAIKQSIKAYHPVLNEPVKLSELLSRPFDGQKFMAHCEPGKKLSLRNELILQSRYLILIGPEGDFTPTEIETALQNGFKPITLGESRLRTETAALEACFEVNFLNRI, from the coding sequence ATGCAACTTTTTTATACTCCTGATATTGAACCCACGCACCCGCAATATTTTCTTAGTGAAGAGGAAAGCAAACACGCTATACGTGTTTTAAGGCTTGAAACAGGCAGCGAAGTGCAGCTGATTGATGGTAAGGGAGGTTTTTATACCGCAGTTATCCATGATGCCCATCCCAAACGTACCATCTTAAACATCACATCGGTTACAGAAGGATTTAACAAGCGTAGCCATCACCTGCACATAGCGGTAGCCCCTACAAAAAATATTGAACGCCTGGAGTGGTTTTTAGAAAAAGCTACGGAGATAGGTATCGATGAGGTCTCACTCATTATCAGTCAGCGGTCGGAGCGCAAAGAAGCTAAGGTTGATCGCCTCAGCAAGATCATCACCGCGGCCATTAAACAATCCATTAAAGCATATCACCCTGTTTTAAATGAACCGGTAAAGCTCAGTGAGCTTTTATCGCGGCCATTTGACGGGCAAAAATTTATGGCCCATTGCGAACCCGGAAAAAAACTAAGCCTGCGTAATGAGTTAATATTACAGAGCCGCTATCTCATTCTTATAGGCCCGGAAGGTGATTTTACCCCTACCGAAATTGAAACTGCTTTGCAGAACGGTTTTAAACCAATAACTTTAGGCGAAAGCCGGCTGCGTACTGAAACTGCTGCACTGGAAGCCTGCTTTGAGGTGAATTTTTTAAACCGGATATGA
- a CDS encoding hemolysin family protein, with product MAPDLEINGFYIAATLALVALNGFFVAAEFAMVRVRGSQIELQAKTGSRMAKVARGIMYNLDGYLAATQLGITIASLGLGVVGEGVMTTIMLRLFSEMGLTITSNIIINISHITAFTLITVFHIVFGELAPKSLAIQRSIRTVMTVSLPLRIFYVTFRPFIWTLNTFANFILKLLGIQTLPGGEAHHSSEELQYLLEQGRETGALDSNEHELIQNVFDFNERVVKNIMVPRTKISGIDIASTKEELLDMIITEGYSRMPVYDDVIDKIIGVVHAKDILPLLARNEEVVLKDIIRKPYFIPETKKINDLMAELQQKRIQIAIVLDEFGGTAGMVTLEDIVEELVGEIQDEYDEEKPIVEKVNDREFIVNALAPIYDVNEHLPHDLPEDGDFDTVSGWLGDIFGKIPDVGEQKESNGYNITVLRKSDQNIESVKLELLINEEDAVDLH from the coding sequence ATGGCCCCCGACCTCGAAATAAATGGCTTTTATATAGCTGCTACACTTGCACTGGTGGCGCTTAACGGGTTCTTTGTAGCCGCCGAGTTTGCCATGGTACGTGTACGGGGATCGCAGATTGAACTGCAGGCCAAAACCGGAAGCCGCATGGCCAAGGTGGCGCGGGGCATTATGTATAATTTAGATGGTTACCTGGCTGCCACGCAGCTGGGTATTACCATTGCTTCGCTGGGGCTTGGTGTTGTTGGCGAGGGGGTGATGACTACCATTATGCTGAGGTTATTTTCAGAAATGGGATTAACAATTACCTCTAACATTATTATAAATATAAGCCATATAACAGCATTTACGCTCATTACGGTATTTCACATTGTATTTGGCGAGCTCGCTCCCAAATCGCTGGCTATACAGCGTTCAATACGTACCGTAATGACCGTTTCATTACCACTCCGTATATTTTACGTTACCTTCCGGCCGTTCATTTGGACACTGAACACCTTTGCTAATTTTATATTGAAGTTGTTGGGCATACAGACCCTACCCGGCGGCGAGGCTCACCATAGTTCAGAAGAGCTTCAATACCTGCTTGAGCAGGGCCGCGAAACAGGAGCGCTTGATTCAAACGAGCACGAGCTGATCCAGAATGTGTTTGATTTTAATGAGCGTGTTGTTAAAAATATCATGGTGCCCCGTACCAAGATATCAGGTATTGACATAGCATCAACCAAGGAGGAGTTGCTTGATATGATCATTACCGAAGGTTACTCCCGCATGCCGGTTTATGATGATGTGATTGACAAGATAATTGGCGTTGTACATGCCAAAGATATTCTGCCGTTATTAGCCCGTAATGAAGAGGTCGTATTAAAAGATATCATCAGGAAACCCTACTTTATACCAGAAACTAAAAAGATCAACGATTTGATGGCCGAACTGCAGCAAAAACGCATACAGATTGCCATTGTGCTTGACGAGTTTGGCGGTACTGCAGGTATGGTTACCCTGGAGGATATTGTGGAAGAATTGGTAGGCGAGATACAGGATGAGTACGATGAGGAAAAGCCTATTGTTGAAAAAGTAAACGACCGCGAATTTATAGTTAACGCCCTTGCGCCGATATACGATGTGAACGAGCATTTACCGCATGACCTGCCCGAGGATGGCGATTTTGATACGGTGTCTGGTTGGCTGGGCGATATATTTGGCAAGATCCCCGATGTAGGCGAGCAAAAAGAATCAAACGGATATAATATTACCGTATTAAGAAAATCAGACCAGAATATTGAGTCGGTTAAGCTCGAGCTGCTTATAAATGAAGAAGATGCGGTAGATTTACATTAG
- a CDS encoding DUF4159 domain-containing protein — protein MKLAKYITIAFIAVVAMSGFNTPAYKIARLKYNGGGDWYGDRTALPNLVKFCNENLKTNFEAEDDVVEAGSASLFNYPFVFMTGHGNVIFTDQEAHNLRKYLTGGGFLHIDDNYGLDKFIRPQMKKVFPELDFVELPVNHPIYHQKYSFPNGLPKIHEHDGKRAQGFGLIYKGRLVCFYTYECDLGNGWEDYGTYAGDTQESRLKALRMGANLVQYVFTQ, from the coding sequence ATGAAATTGGCTAAATATATTACAATTGCTTTTATTGCCGTCGTAGCCATGAGCGGTTTTAATACACCAGCCTATAAAATTGCGCGGCTCAAGTATAATGGAGGAGGCGACTGGTATGGTGACCGTACTGCTTTGCCAAACCTGGTAAAATTTTGCAACGAGAATTTAAAAACAAATTTTGAGGCCGAAGATGATGTTGTTGAAGCCGGCAGTGCTTCTTTATTTAACTATCCCTTTGTTTTTATGACAGGCCATGGCAACGTGATATTTACCGATCAGGAAGCCCACAATTTGCGCAAATATTTAACGGGCGGAGGGTTTTTGCATATCGATGATAATTATGGTCTTGATAAGTTTATTCGTCCGCAAATGAAAAAGGTTTTTCCCGAGCTTGACTTTGTTGAGCTGCCGGTTAATCATCCGATTTACCATCAAAAATATAGTTTTCCTAACGGCCTGCCCAAAATTCATGAACATGATGGTAAACGGGCACAGGGTTTTGGATTGATATATAAAGGCAGATTGGTATGCTTTTATACCTATGAGTGCGATTTGGGCAACGGTTGGGAAGATTATGGTACCTATGCCGGTGATACCCAGGAAAGTCGCTTAAAAGCCTTAAGGATGGGTGCTAACCTTGTCCAATATGTATTTACCCAATAG
- a CDS encoding complex I subunit 4 family protein, giving the protein MTVSILIFLPVVAAIIVALLKNGVAKYAALFFSVAELVIAGIFLSRFTPDASTQFAIDVPWIAKFGIYFSAGIDGISMIMVLLTTLLVPLIILSTFEHQHKKAGAFYGLILFMQAGLLVVFTALDGFLFYVGWEAALIPIYFICALWGGENRIRITIKFFIYTFAGSLFMLVGIIYMYLQNPGKTYDLHEFYRIGLDVHHQSLVFWAFFLAFAIKMPLFPFHTWQPDTYTEAPTAGTMLLSGIMLKMGIYGVIRWLIPNAPAGFLHWQSLVMILAVIGIVYASIIAFNQKDGKRLVAYSSIAHVGLIAAGIFAWNATGVQGALIQMLNHGINVVGMFFIWDIISRRMNTREISELGGIAKVAPQFSIAFLIIVLGTVGLPLTNGFVGEFLLLNSVFNYSAIHYMNITISAIAGLTIIFGAVYMLRMYKNVMQGETNELTATFTDITASEKLTLGIICILIIAIGVYPHPIMHISEAAVHNLIQSINAKL; this is encoded by the coding sequence ATGACTGTTAGTATATTAATTTTTTTACCAGTAGTTGCCGCAATTATTGTAGCCTTATTAAAAAATGGGGTTGCCAAATATGCTGCATTGTTTTTTTCTGTTGCCGAACTGGTAATAGCGGGTATATTTTTAAGCCGTTTTACACCTGATGCAAGCACGCAGTTTGCCATTGATGTGCCATGGATAGCCAAATTTGGTATTTACTTTAGTGCCGGTATTGACGGTATCAGCATGATCATGGTATTGCTTACCACGCTGCTTGTACCGCTTATCATTTTATCGACCTTTGAACACCAGCACAAAAAAGCAGGTGCATTTTATGGCTTGATATTGTTTATGCAAGCCGGCCTGCTGGTTGTATTTACCGCTTTAGACGGATTTTTATTTTACGTAGGATGGGAAGCTGCCCTGATACCTATTTATTTTATATGTGCCCTGTGGGGCGGTGAAAACCGCATCCGCATCACTATTAAGTTTTTTATATACACGTTCGCCGGTTCGTTATTTATGCTGGTGGGCATTATTTATATGTACCTGCAAAACCCAGGCAAAACGTATGATCTGCATGAGTTTTACCGGATAGGTTTAGACGTGCATCACCAGTCGCTGGTGTTCTGGGCGTTTTTCCTGGCCTTTGCTATCAAAATGCCGCTGTTCCCATTCCATACCTGGCAGCCCGATACTTATACCGAAGCCCCAACGGCCGGTACCATGCTGTTATCAGGTATAATGCTTAAAATGGGAATTTATGGAGTTATCCGCTGGTTAATACCTAATGCACCTGCGGGCTTTTTACATTGGCAAAGTCTGGTAATGATACTGGCTGTTATTGGTATTGTATATGCATCGATAATAGCATTTAACCAAAAAGATGGTAAGCGTTTGGTAGCTTACTCATCTATAGCGCACGTTGGGCTTATAGCCGCGGGCATATTTGCCTGGAATGCTACAGGTGTTCAGGGAGCGCTGATACAAATGCTCAACCACGGTATTAATGTTGTAGGTATGTTCTTTATCTGGGACATCATCAGCCGCAGAATGAATACCCGTGAAATAAGCGAGTTGGGTGGTATAGCTAAAGTAGCACCACAGTTTTCTATAGCATTTTTAATTATTGTACTGGGGACTGTTGGCTTGCCGCTAACCAATGGTTTTGTAGGTGAGTTCTTGTTATTGAACAGCGTGTTCAACTACAGCGCTATTCATTATATGAACATTACGATATCGGCCATTGCTGGTTTAACCATTATTTTTGGAGCGGTGTATATGCTGCGTATGTACAAAAATGTAATGCAAGGCGAAACAAACGAACTTACCGCCACATTTACCGACATTACCGCATCAGAAAAATTAACATTGGGTATTATTTGCATCCTAATCATTGCTATAGGTGTTTATCCGCATCCTATTATGCATATATCTGAGGCGGCAGTTCATAATTTAATACAATCAATAAACGCAAAACTCTAA
- a CDS encoding inorganic diphosphatase yields MSTLHPWHQVSPGENIPEIVNAIIEIPKGSKAKYEIDKDSGLLKLDRVLFSSVMYPANYGFIPQTYCDDKDPLDILVLCSIDVFPMSIIEAKVVGVMHMVDNGEQDDKIIAVAKNDMSVNYINDLNELPPHAMTEIVRFFKDYKKLEGKNVTIEHLLGLRYAHKVIQESLELYKTTFPTHNF; encoded by the coding sequence ATGAGTACACTGCACCCCTGGCACCAGGTTTCTCCCGGTGAAAATATCCCTGAAATTGTAAATGCAATAATCGAGATACCGAAAGGCTCAAAAGCAAAGTATGAGATTGATAAGGATTCCGGTTTATTGAAATTAGACCGCGTATTGTTTTCATCGGTTATGTATCCGGCCAATTATGGCTTTATCCCTCAAACTTACTGCGATGATAAAGATCCGCTGGATATTCTTGTTCTTTGCTCTATTGATGTATTTCCTATGTCTATCATCGAAGCAAAGGTTGTTGGCGTGATGCACATGGTTGATAATGGCGAGCAGGACGATAAGATCATCGCCGTAGCAAAGAATGATATGTCTGTAAACTACATCAATGATCTGAACGAGCTGCCCCCTCATGCCATGACCGAGATAGTTCGTTTCTTTAAAGATTATAAAAAGCTGGAAGGCAAAAATGTAACCATTGAACACCTGTTAGGTTTACGTTATGCGCATAAAGTGATACAGGAAAGTTTGGAATTGTATAAAACTACTTTTCCGACGCACAATTTTTAA
- a CDS encoding SusC/RagA family TonB-linked outer membrane protein, giving the protein MKKNLLTILLLFSCISFVFAQNRVISGKVTDQKDGAPLPGVSVTVKGVSGTGTQTDISGSYKLTVPATAKILVFGFVGYKPAEIAITGDVINAQIEPDAKQLTEVVVVGYGTQSRRSLTGSVSKIKGSDVANIPVPSLESAIQGKTPGVYIQAQNGKLGQGIQVRIRGASSISAGSQPLYVVDGLPITVDNFSTNDASTNPLVDLNQNDIESIEILKDASAAAIYGSRASNGVVLVTTKKGKAGKTNITYNQYWGFSKPTRERKFMNARQYVAYMREAAKNGGYSSATIEDRLKRYSAGNDDYKTYKVNTDWQDEITQHAPVQNYNLVFSGGNDKTKFYISGTYNNQKGYLISNSLNQYSFRVNLENQATSWLNVGANLSLSRTRNNRLDNDNAFSTPEQVVALAPITPAIDPRTGLISGALDPATGEPNSNYPTYFNPLLNVISSYYKTTDYRNLGNVFAEVKLLPSLKFRSEVGVDILNSGEDTYNGSLTVRNSTTSNGTGFSSSVTSMNFNTNNFLQFTQDIGKSNISAVGGMTYQRQQNDLNQLTGTQFPSDAYKKITSAADLTSGSSTSTAYSLLSYFTRVNYSFDERYLVSLSGRIDGSSRFGANHRYGFFPAGSVGWIISQENFMKEQNTVSELKLRASYGLTGNSEIGNFPARGLFSAFGYAGVAGARPTQLPNPDLKWETTAQADLGLDIGFFQGRLSGTFDVYQKKTRDMLLNVQVPATSGYTTITQNFGKLQNKGFEFQIDSKNFVGAFTWSTSFNFSLNRNKVTDVKGQIIQGSGDAVNQAVEGQPLGVFVTAEFAGADPANGDALWYVNATPGDRTTTNDYNLAKQVKVGDPNPDYIAGLTNTFTYKNFDFSFLLQSVHGNDIYNGAGQYMSASGSNGYDNQTIDQLASWKKPGDITMVPQARLFGGNGINPSSRYIEDGSYVRLKNIVLGYNFPKELLSKIKLQSLRIYAQATNLATWTKYKGWDPELNSDAFSGNITQGYDFYAAPQAKTITFGINVGF; this is encoded by the coding sequence ATGAAGAAAAACTTACTAACAATTTTGTTGTTATTCTCCTGTATCTCATTTGTTTTTGCACAAAATCGAGTTATATCAGGAAAGGTAACAGACCAAAAGGACGGGGCGCCCTTGCCTGGGGTAAGTGTAACCGTGAAAGGAGTTTCGGGCACCGGAACTCAAACTGATATTAGTGGCTCTTATAAGCTAACAGTACCTGCTACTGCCAAAATACTTGTTTTTGGGTTTGTTGGCTATAAGCCGGCCGAGATTGCCATAACCGGCGATGTAATCAACGCACAGATAGAACCTGATGCCAAACAGCTTACCGAAGTTGTGGTAGTTGGTTATGGTACGCAAAGCCGGCGTTCGTTAACCGGTTCGGTATCAAAAATAAAGGGTTCAGATGTTGCAAACATTCCTGTGCCCAGCTTGGAATCGGCCATTCAGGGTAAAACGCCGGGTGTTTATATACAGGCCCAAAACGGAAAATTAGGACAAGGTATACAGGTGCGCATCCGGGGAGCATCCTCTATATCTGCTGGTAGCCAACCCTTGTATGTTGTTGATGGATTGCCTATTACAGTTGATAATTTTTCAACCAACGACGCATCAACCAACCCGCTGGTTGACTTGAACCAAAATGACATCGAATCAATAGAAATTTTAAAAGATGCATCTGCTGCCGCGATATACGGTTCAAGGGCATCAAATGGAGTTGTGCTGGTAACAACTAAAAAAGGCAAGGCCGGTAAAACTAATATTACCTACAATCAATACTGGGGTTTTAGTAAACCTACCCGTGAACGCAAATTTATGAATGCCAGGCAGTATGTGGCTTACATGAGGGAAGCTGCTAAAAATGGGGGATACTCAAGTGCCACCATAGAAGACCGGTTAAAAAGATATTCTGCCGGTAACGATGATTATAAAACTTACAAGGTAAATACCGATTGGCAGGATGAAATTACCCAGCACGCCCCTGTACAAAACTACAACCTTGTGTTTTCAGGAGGCAACGATAAAACCAAGTTTTATATATCTGGTACCTACAACAATCAAAAAGGTTATTTGATAAGTAACTCGCTTAATCAGTACAGCTTTAGGGTAAATCTCGAAAATCAGGCTACCAGTTGGTTAAATGTGGGAGCTAACCTGAGCTTATCACGTACCCGGAATAACCGTTTGGATAATGACAATGCCTTTTCAACACCAGAACAGGTTGTTGCTTTAGCGCCTATTACACCGGCCATTGACCCGCGTACAGGCTTAATAAGTGGTGCACTTGATCCTGCCACCGGCGAGCCAAACAGTAATTATCCAACATATTTTAATCCGCTGTTAAATGTAATCAGCAGTTATTATAAAACCACCGATTACCGCAATCTTGGGAACGTTTTTGCTGAGGTGAAATTATTACCTTCTTTAAAGTTCAGATCTGAAGTTGGTGTTGATATATTAAACTCCGGGGAGGATACTTACAACGGAAGTCTTACAGTGCGTAATTCTACTACATCAAACGGAACCGGCTTTAGTTCATCCGTAACTTCAATGAACTTTAATACCAATAACTTTTTGCAGTTTACCCAGGACATTGGCAAAAGCAATATAAGCGCGGTTGGCGGTATGACCTATCAAAGGCAGCAAAATGATCTTAATCAGCTAACTGGTACCCAGTTTCCGAGTGACGCTTATAAAAAGATAACCAGCGCGGCCGATCTTACTTCCGGTTCGTCAACCTCTACCGCCTATTCTTTACTATCATATTTTACGAGGGTTAACTATAGCTTTGATGAAAGATACCTGGTATCATTAAGCGGCCGTATTGATGGTTCATCAAGATTTGGCGCTAACCACCGTTATGGGTTTTTCCCCGCAGGTTCTGTTGGTTGGATTATTTCGCAAGAGAATTTTATGAAAGAACAGAACACGGTTTCTGAATTGAAGTTAAGGGCAAGTTACGGTCTTACAGGTAACTCAGAGATCGGGAATTTTCCTGCCCGCGGACTGTTCAGTGCATTTGGATATGCCGGTGTGGCAGGAGCAAGGCCAACGCAGCTGCCTAATCCCGACTTGAAATGGGAAACTACCGCGCAGGCCGATCTGGGTTTGGATATCGGTTTTTTTCAGGGACGATTATCTGGAACATTTGATGTCTATCAAAAGAAAACAAGGGATATGTTATTGAATGTACAGGTACCGGCTACATCTGGTTATACAACTATCACCCAAAATTTTGGTAAACTGCAAAATAAAGGCTTCGAATTTCAGATAGATTCGAAAAATTTTGTTGGAGCGTTTACCTGGTCAACCAGCTTCAATTTTTCACTCAACCGTAACAAAGTTACTGACGTAAAAGGACAAATAATACAGGGAAGCGGAGACGCGGTGAATCAAGCGGTTGAAGGTCAGCCATTAGGCGTATTCGTAACGGCCGAATTTGCCGGTGCCGATCCGGCTAATGGCGATGCGCTCTGGTACGTAAATGCGACCCCTGGCGACAGGACCACTACAAACGATTATAACCTTGCTAAACAGGTAAAAGTTGGCGACCCTAACCCTGATTATATAGCGGGTTTAACTAACACGTTTACCTACAAAAATTTTGATTTTAGTTTTTTACTACAGTCTGTTCATGGTAATGATATCTATAACGGCGCTGGCCAATATATGTCGGCAAGCGGCAGTAATGGTTATGATAATCAAACTATTGATCAGTTAGCTTCATGGAAAAAACCAGGTGATATTACTATGGTGCCCCAGGCCCGTTTGTTTGGAGGTAATGGTATAAACCCAAGCTCAAGATACATTGAAGATGGGTCATACGTTCGTTTGAAAAATATAGTTCTCGGTTATAATTTCCCTAAAGAGCTGCTTTCTAAAATAAAACTCCAAAGTTTAAGAATATATGCGCAGGCCACTAACCTGGCAACGTGGACTAAGTACAAAGGTTGGGACCCTGAGCTAAACTCTGATGCCTTTTCGGGTAATATAACCCAGGGATATGATTTTTATGCTGCTCCTCAGGCTAAAACAATAACTTTTGGAATTAACGTGGGATTTTAA
- a CDS encoding acetyl-CoA carboxylase biotin carboxyl carrier protein subunit — protein MYQLKVNTQYDFEINRTGSDLLVNNAKANVDIKHIAGNVYHVIGNNQLSYNVEVVTFNCTEKTAEIKVNNTIYAISAKDQFDLLLDKLGLSNLNSAKVSEIKAPMPGMVLKVFAAEGDSVQKGDNLFVLEAMKMENIIKSPAAVVIRKLKIKAGDKVEKGQILIEF, from the coding sequence ATGTACCAGTTAAAAGTAAATACCCAATATGATTTTGAGATAAACCGGACCGGATCAGACTTGCTGGTTAATAATGCTAAAGCTAATGTAGATATTAAGCATATAGCAGGCAACGTATATCATGTTATCGGTAACAATCAGTTATCATACAACGTAGAAGTAGTAACTTTTAACTGTACCGAAAAAACGGCCGAAATAAAGGTGAATAACACTATCTACGCTATTTCGGCAAAAGACCAGTTTGATTTATTACTTGATAAGCTTGGTTTAAGCAACCTGAATAGTGCAAAGGTAAGCGAAATAAAAGCCCCCATGCCGGGTATGGTACTTAAGGTTTTTGCTGCCGAGGGCGATAGTGTACAAAAAGGTGATAACCTGTTTGTACTTGAAGCCATGAAAATGGAAAACATTATTAAGTCGCCGGCTGCTGTTGTAATAAGAAAGCTAAAAATAAAAGCTGGCGACAAGGTTGAAAAAGGGCAAATTTTAATTGAATTTTAG
- a CDS encoding NADH-quinone oxidoreductase subunit N, translating to MNTLIIISVLPIVLLYLGLYKATKSLLPVTIVGLLAALGLAIAQWNNVAEPIYHGMMMFDNFSIAFSGITIITTILILMLSGGYFEKISKNVAEYYAIILFSLAGIIVMVSFYNLVMLFIGIEIMSVSLYILAGIKKNDFASNEAALKYFLMGAFSTGFLLFGITLIYGSTGTFSLEVIRDWVISHPHHIDPMFYTGIALIIVGLCFKVGAAPFHFWTPDVYEGSPTLITAFMSTVVKTAGFAAFLRLFSACFAPLSDFWVPVLLIITVITLFIGNITALYQQSFKRMLAFSSISHAGYLLFAIVALGAGSANSVFIYATAYSIASIIAFGGLILVQQQNGNDNFESFNGLAKRNPFLAFVITIAMLSLAGIPLTAGFIGKFFMFSGALAKYQVWLVIIAVVNAIISIFYYFRVIIAMYFRSADRSELIVPAYYKIVFAVAALVTIIIGIYPDFIARFI from the coding sequence ATGAATACTTTAATCATCATATCTGTTTTACCTATAGTGCTTTTGTACCTCGGCTTGTATAAGGCTACAAAATCATTATTGCCGGTTACTATTGTTGGCCTGTTAGCCGCTTTAGGTTTAGCCATTGCCCAATGGAATAATGTTGCTGAGCCTATTTACCATGGTATGATGATGTTTGATAATTTCTCCATCGCTTTCTCGGGTATCACCATTATAACTACAATCCTTATCCTGATGTTATCGGGTGGGTACTTTGAAAAGATCAGTAAGAATGTGGCCGAGTATTATGCCATCATCCTGTTTTCGCTGGCCGGTATTATTGTAATGGTTTCTTTTTATAACCTGGTGATGCTGTTTATCGGTATCGAGATCATGTCGGTAAGTTTATATATTCTGGCTGGTATCAAGAAAAACGATTTCGCGTCAAACGAAGCTGCTTTGAAATACTTTTTGATGGGGGCTTTTTCAACAGGTTTCTTGCTGTTTGGTATCACCCTCATATATGGATCAACCGGCACGTTCAGTTTGGAAGTAATACGCGATTGGGTTATATCGCACCCACACCACATCGACCCGATGTTTTATACAGGCATAGCGCTCATCATTGTTGGCCTTTGCTTTAAAGTAGGCGCAGCCCCTTTCCATTTCTGGACACCAGACGTGTATGAAGGATCGCCAACGCTTATCACAGCGTTTATGTCAACCGTGGTTAAAACCGCAGGCTTTGCCGCGTTCCTGCGTTTATTTTCAGCTTGTTTTGCCCCGCTATCTGACTTTTGGGTGCCAGTACTATTGATCATTACAGTGATCACTTTATTTATTGGTAATATCACGGCGTTGTATCAGCAAAGCTTTAAGCGTATGCTGGCATTTTCAAGTATATCACATGCCGGTTACCTGCTTTTTGCTATTGTAGCTTTGGGTGCAGGTTCGGCCAATTCGGTATTTATTTATGCCACTGCTTATTCTATCGCCTCTATCATCGCCTTCGGGGGCTTGATACTCGTACAACAGCAAAATGGCAACGATAATTTTGAAAGCTTTAATGGCCTGGCAAAGCGTAACCCATTCCTGGCGTTTGTAATAACCATTGCTATGCTTTCGTTAGCCGGCATACCATTAACAGCGGGCTTTATAGGTAAGTTCTTTATGTTTTCGGGTGCGCTGGCTAAGTACCAGGTTTGGCTGGTTATTATTGCAGTAGTAAATGCTATTATCAGTATTTTCTATTATTTCAGGGTTATTATAGCTATGTATTTCCGCTCTGCCGATCGCTCAGAACTGATTGTACCTGCTTATTATAAAATCGTATTTGCCGTTGCGGCATTGGTAACCATCATTATAGGTATCTATCCTGATTTTATCGCCCGGTTCATTTAA